The DNA sequence TTTCTTGATTGATCTTGTTCGAGTGGAGTCCGCCGTGTCACTTTCGCTTTGGCAGCAGTGTCTTGCCCGTTTGCAGGATGAGTTACCTGCCACAGAATTCAGTATGTGGATACGCCCGTTGCAGGCGGAACTGAGTGACAACACTCTGGCGCTTTACGCCCCCAACCGTTTTGTGCTGGATTGGGTGCGCGATAAATATATTAATAATATCAATGGATTGTTGAATGACTTTTGTGGCATGGATGCGCCATTGCTGCGTTTTGAAGTCGGCAGCAAACCGATGACGCCAGCCGTTGCTCCTGCGGGCCACCACAGTGCGACAACGCCTGCGCCGCAGGCCCGAACGGCTTCGCCGGTTCGTCCCAGCTGGGAAACGCCGGTAGCGCCAGCCGAGCATACCTATCGCTCGAATGTTAACCCCAAGCATACCTTCGATAACTTTGTGGAAGGTAAATCCAACCAGTTGGCGCGTGCGGCAGCGCGGCAGGTCGCCGATAACCCCGGCGGCGCTTACAATCCGCTGTTTTTATACGGCGGCACCGGGCTGGGTAAAACGCACCTGTTGCACGCGGTGGGCAATGGCATTATTGCGCGCAAGCCGAATGCCAAAGTGGTGTACATGCATTCCGAGCGTTTCGTGCAGGATATGGTCAAGGCGTTGCAGAATAACGCTATTGAAGAATTCAAACGCTATTACCGTTCGGTTGATGCGTTATTAATTGATGATATTCAATTTTTTGCCAACAAAGAGCGCTCGCAGGAAGAATTTTTCCACACCTTTAATGCCTTGCTGGAAGGCAATCAGCAAATCATCCTGACATCCGATCGCTATCCGAAAGAGATAAACGGCGTGGAAGATCGCCTGAAATCCCGTTTTGGCTGGGGGTTAACCGTCGCCATTGAGCCGCCGGAACTGGAAACGCGCGTGGCGATTTTGATGAAAAAGGCCGATGAGAACGACATTCGCCTGCCGGGTGAAGTGGCGTTTTTTATTGCCAAGCGGCTGCGCTCCAATGTGCGTGAGCTGGAAGGCGCACTGAATCGGGTGATTGCGAACGCCAATTTTACCGGGCGGGCGATTACCATTGATTTCGTGCGTGAAGCGCTGCGTGATTTGCTGGCGCTTCAGGAAAAGCTGGTCACTATCGACAATATCCAGAAAACCGTGGCCGAGTATTACAAAATCAAAGTGGCTGATCTGCTTTCCAAGCGGCGTTCGCGCTCAGTGGCTCGCCCACGCCAGATGGCAATGGCGCTGGCCAAAGAACTGACCAACCACAGCCTGCCTGAAATAGGTGATGCTTTTGGTGGCCGTGACCACACCACCGTGCTGCATGCTTGTCGTAAAATCGAGCAGTTGCGTGAAGAAAGTCACGACATCAAAGAAGATTTTTCCAATTTAATCCGCACATTATCGTCATAACATCATGAAATTTATCGTTGAGCGTGAGCATCTGTTAAAACCGTTGCAACAGGTCAGTAGTCCGCTGGGCGGACGGCCGACATTGCCTATCCTCGGCAACCTGTTATTGCAGGTGAGCGAAGGGCGTTTGTCGTTGACCGGTACTGACCTGGAAATGGAAATGGTGGCCCATCTGGCGCTGACGCAGCCTCATGAGCCGGGCGCGACGACGGTGCCGGCGCGTAAGCTGTTCGACATTTGCCGGGGCTTGCCGGACGGCGCGGAAATCAGCGTTTCGCTGGAGGGCGACCGGATGCTGGTGCGCTCCGGGCGCAGCCGTTTTTCGTTATCGACACTACCGGCAGCGGATTTCCCGAATCTGGATGACTGGCAGAGCGAAGTGGAATTCACCCTGGCACAGGCAACGCTAAAGCGCCTGATTGAAGCCACCCAGTTTTCGATGGCGCACCAGGATGTGCGTTACTACCTCAATGGCATGCTGTTTGAAACCGGCGGCGAGGAGTTACGCACCGTTTCCACCGACGGCCACCGTCTGGCGGTGTGTGCGATGCCGGTTGGGCAGTCGCTGCCGTCGCATTCGGTGATCGTGCCGCGTAAAGGGGTGATGGAACTGGTGCGTCTGCTCGATGGCGGTGAAACACCGCTGCAACTGCAAATCGGCAGCAACAATATTCGCGCCCATGTCGGCGATTTTATCTTTACCTCCAAGCTGGTGGATGGCCGCTTCCCGGATTATCGCCGCGTGCTGCCGAAAAACCCCGATAAAACGCTGGAGGCGAGCTGCGATTTGTTGCGTCAGGCGTTCTCCCGCGCGGCGATTCTGTCGAACGAGAAGTTTCGCGGCGTGCGTCTGTACTTAAACCAGAATCAACTGCGTATTACGGCGAATAACCCGGAGCAGGAAGAAGCGGAAGAGATTTTGGATGTGGAATACAGCGGCAGCGAAATGGAGATCGGTTTTAACGTTAGCTATGTGCTGGATGTGCTCAATGCGCTGAAATGCGAGGACGTGCGGCTGCTGCTGACCGATTCCATTTCCAGCGTCCAGATTGAAGACGCTGCAAGTCAGGCTGCGGCCTATGTCGTGATGCCGATGCGACTGTAGCGCTTACGGCCCTGCACCTCACGCCGCGCCATTGGGTGCGGCGTGCTTTTATAAAATCTATCGTTATCAAAGGCGTGAAACGGGTATAGCAACAATGCTGGCACAAGGGTCATCGGGTAAAAGGG is a window from the Dickeya lacustris genome containing:
- the dnaA gene encoding chromosomal replication initiator protein DnaA, whose protein sequence is MSLSLWQQCLARLQDELPATEFSMWIRPLQAELSDNTLALYAPNRFVLDWVRDKYINNINGLLNDFCGMDAPLLRFEVGSKPMTPAVAPAGHHSATTPAPQARTASPVRPSWETPVAPAEHTYRSNVNPKHTFDNFVEGKSNQLARAAARQVADNPGGAYNPLFLYGGTGLGKTHLLHAVGNGIIARKPNAKVVYMHSERFVQDMVKALQNNAIEEFKRYYRSVDALLIDDIQFFANKERSQEEFFHTFNALLEGNQQIILTSDRYPKEINGVEDRLKSRFGWGLTVAIEPPELETRVAILMKKADENDIRLPGEVAFFIAKRLRSNVRELEGALNRVIANANFTGRAITIDFVREALRDLLALQEKLVTIDNIQKTVAEYYKIKVADLLSKRRSRSVARPRQMAMALAKELTNHSLPEIGDAFGGRDHTTVLHACRKIEQLREESHDIKEDFSNLIRTLSS
- the dnaN gene encoding DNA polymerase III subunit beta, whose product is MKFIVEREHLLKPLQQVSSPLGGRPTLPILGNLLLQVSEGRLSLTGTDLEMEMVAHLALTQPHEPGATTVPARKLFDICRGLPDGAEISVSLEGDRMLVRSGRSRFSLSTLPAADFPNLDDWQSEVEFTLAQATLKRLIEATQFSMAHQDVRYYLNGMLFETGGEELRTVSTDGHRLAVCAMPVGQSLPSHSVIVPRKGVMELVRLLDGGETPLQLQIGSNNIRAHVGDFIFTSKLVDGRFPDYRRVLPKNPDKTLEASCDLLRQAFSRAAILSNEKFRGVRLYLNQNQLRITANNPEQEEAEEILDVEYSGSEMEIGFNVSYVLDVLNALKCEDVRLLLTDSISSVQIEDAASQAAAYVVMPMRL